A single window of Streptomyces griseoviridis DNA harbors:
- a CDS encoding cytochrome P450, with the protein MTEAAAPSAPAAPGRPAAMPGLPYFGGIVRMKKDPIAYLGEASRKGPVVLLGRLGRRAFYQVNDPDLVRSVMTAPRADVGMTRTSDVLGILFGESVFTMQDEPWRKRRDELQPAFRTSNLPELFGSAAGEIERTVDRFQAVADARGSVDCSAALLDLLQRMIVRMMFGVAVPETAEHLTRAFDYGLEYRQRRRWSLAGLPLWFPTPANRRFNDGVARLNASIVEIIEDHRAHPPERAGLLTMLMECRDEKTGAGWSDDELLAEVKTTFVAGWLTTTTAATWLFDLLGRHPGITDRVVAELDALPADRPLGYDDLHRLEYTEDTILEAMRLFPPGWLLSRRVRRPYTLGGLRLDDNAVLLVSPYALHRDPAHWREPQRFDPDRFRDSTHGEAHKAAFLPFGYGPRVCIGRGVAMMELKMIVATLLRRFRFTLADPAPATLQPVSFLRRAEPLVLDIAPR; encoded by the coding sequence GTGACCGAGGCCGCCGCACCGTCGGCGCCCGCCGCCCCGGGGCGGCCGGCGGCGATGCCGGGACTGCCGTACTTCGGCGGCATCGTCAGGATGAAGAAGGACCCCATCGCCTACCTGGGCGAAGCGAGCCGCAAGGGCCCGGTGGTGCTCCTCGGACGGCTCGGCAGGCGGGCCTTCTACCAGGTCAACGACCCCGACCTGGTGCGGTCGGTGATGACGGCGCCCCGCGCGGACGTCGGCATGACCCGCACGAGCGATGTCCTCGGCATCCTGTTCGGCGAGTCCGTCTTCACGATGCAGGACGAACCCTGGCGCAAGCGGCGCGACGAACTCCAGCCGGCGTTCAGGACCTCGAACCTGCCGGAGCTGTTCGGGTCGGCGGCGGGCGAGATCGAGCGGACCGTCGACCGGTTCCAGGCCGTCGCCGACGCCCGCGGCTCCGTCGACTGCAGCGCCGCGCTCCTCGACCTCCTCCAGCGCATGATCGTCCGGATGATGTTCGGGGTGGCCGTCCCGGAGACCGCCGAACACCTGACCCGCGCCTTCGACTACGGCCTGGAGTACCGGCAGCGGCGCCGGTGGTCCCTTGCGGGGCTGCCGCTGTGGTTCCCGACCCCGGCGAACCGCAGGTTCAACGACGGGGTCGCCCGGCTCAACGCGAGCATCGTCGAGATCATCGAGGACCACCGCGCCCACCCCCCGGAGCGGGCCGGCCTGCTCACGATGCTGATGGAGTGCCGGGACGAGAAGACGGGCGCCGGCTGGAGCGACGACGAACTGCTGGCCGAGGTGAAGACCACCTTCGTCGCCGGCTGGCTCACCACCACGACCGCCGCGACCTGGCTCTTCGACCTCCTCGGCCGCCACCCCGGGATCACCGACCGGGTGGTCGCCGAACTCGACGCGCTGCCCGCCGACCGCCCCCTCGGCTACGACGACCTGCACCGACTGGAGTACACGGAGGACACGATCCTGGAGGCGATGCGCCTCTTCCCGCCCGGCTGGCTGCTCAGCAGACGGGTGCGGCGCCCCTACACCCTGGGCGGTCTGCGACTCGACGACAACGCTGTCCTCCTGGTGTCGCCGTACGCGCTGCACCGGGACCCGGCGCACTGGAGGGAGCCGCAGCGCTTCGACCCCGACCGCTTCCGCGACAGCACCCACGGCGAGGCGCACAAGGCCGCGTTCCTGCCGTTCGGATACGGGCCACGGGTCTGTATCGGCCGGGGCGTGGCGATGATGGAGCTGAAGATGATCGTCGCGACCCTGCTGCGGCGCTTCCGCTTCACCCTCGCCGACCCCGCGCCCGCCACCCTCCAGCCCGTCTCCTTCCTGCGCCGCGCCGAACCGCTCGTCCTCGACATCGCCCCGCGCTGA
- a CDS encoding TerD family protein, with the protein MITLTKEDGPADLDGVTHLSIGVSWDPTAGSSGGVMGMLRRKSGTDLDLIAIALQGGDPVRLAGLDSLDPMGNGSLAHSGDNQTGRGDGDDETVTVEFARIPANITSIVFVAAAYKKGSSFQKARNISFKVYDATGGTSQQVADIWPSLLTQDNGCAVAKAVRVGGSWKLEVINTTGKIKQGDEHALMRFAASK; encoded by the coding sequence ATGATTACGCTCACGAAGGAAGACGGCCCCGCGGATCTGGACGGGGTGACCCATCTGTCCATAGGGGTGTCCTGGGACCCCACCGCCGGCAGCAGCGGCGGAGTGATGGGCATGCTGCGCCGCAAGTCCGGCACCGACCTCGACCTGATCGCCATAGCCCTGCAGGGCGGGGACCCGGTGCGGCTCGCCGGCCTCGACTCCCTCGACCCCATGGGCAACGGATCGCTGGCGCACAGCGGCGACAACCAGACCGGGCGCGGGGACGGTGACGACGAGACCGTCACCGTCGAGTTCGCGCGCATCCCGGCCAACATCACCTCCATCGTCTTCGTCGCCGCCGCCTACAAGAAGGGGAGTTCGTTCCAGAAGGCGCGCAACATCAGCTTCAAGGTGTACGACGCGACCGGCGGCACCTCGCAGCAGGTCGCCGACATCTGGCCGAGCCTGCTGACCCAGGACAACGGCTGCGCCGTCGCCAAGGCCGTCCGGGTGGGCGGCAGTTGGAAGCTCGAAGTGATCAACACGACCGGCAAGATCAAGCAGGGCGACGAGCACGCGCTGATGCGGTTCGCGGCCAGCAAGTAG
- a CDS encoding TauD/TfdA dioxygenase family protein: MATHPQLGDVEPAAPPFVTLPALTTARLPEAAPRIKEAWLRHPVLVFHQCDLTPEDLVRFGAIFGTPVPVPVQEDIVDTTGLPPEIMIISNIVENGRRVGHLGGGDLSWHTDMCYVPEPALASALYAVETPEAAGDTWFLDMTAVHDSLPAALRARIATLSCKHDDSRTAAGDLRHGRVPVLDVTTSSGAVHPLVRVRPETGRKALYLGRRLNAYIPGLPLAESDALLDELWGYCDDPALSWPHRWRPGDLVVWDNRVMMHRRDAIPDGSRRLMRRIQAR; this comes from the coding sequence ATGGCAACTCACCCTCAGCTGGGCGACGTTGAGCCGGCCGCGCCGCCGTTCGTCACGCTCCCCGCGCTCACCACGGCCCGGCTGCCCGAAGCCGCCCCCCGGATCAAGGAGGCCTGGCTGCGCCATCCGGTCCTGGTGTTCCACCAGTGCGATCTGACCCCCGAGGACCTCGTGCGGTTCGGCGCGATCTTCGGCACCCCGGTACCGGTGCCGGTCCAGGAGGACATCGTCGACACCACCGGGCTGCCGCCCGAGATCATGATCATCTCGAACATCGTGGAGAACGGCCGACGCGTCGGCCACCTCGGCGGCGGCGACCTGAGCTGGCACACCGACATGTGCTACGTGCCCGAACCCGCCCTCGCCAGCGCCCTCTACGCCGTCGAGACCCCCGAAGCGGCCGGCGACACCTGGTTCCTCGACATGACGGCCGTCCACGACAGCCTGCCCGCCGCCCTGCGCGCCCGGATCGCGACCCTGTCCTGCAAACACGACGACAGCCGCACCGCGGCGGGCGACCTGCGGCACGGCCGCGTCCCCGTCCTTGACGTCACCACCTCGTCGGGCGCCGTCCACCCCCTGGTCAGGGTCCGGCCCGAGACCGGGCGCAAGGCCCTCTACCTGGGGCGCCGCCTGAACGCCTACATCCCGGGGCTGCCGCTCGCCGAGTCCGACGCGCTCCTCGACGAACTCTGGGGGTACTGCGACGACCCCGCCCTGTCCTGGCCGCACCGCTGGCGGCCGGGCGACCTCGTGGTCTGGGACAACCGCGTCATGATGCACCGCCGCGACGCGATCCCGGACGGCTCCCGCCGGCTGATGCGCCGGATCCAGGCGAGGTGA
- a CDS encoding polyprenyl synthetase family protein: MNPDALLDEFDDELFAFLHRERPRSDTFRRMVSDHMDWRSWDDGTPTAPNARGKRVRPLLSLLTARAIAGDHRGAIPAGIAVQLVHDFSIILDDIMDRDRTRRNRPALWVSYGTGHAMTAAAGIYVVGLDALQDYPAQGGSHADTRDLTRTLLESCLEMADAQHLDLDWERRFDLTLDEVRTVALGRSCLIRCGIELAAAVSTPDPAIRAAFREFGALVATAFSIVDDHRGLWGSAERNGKPLLSDIRGHKKTYPIVVGQLRCAPADRPRLRELLAHPEPGDPEIAAIMELLDGADAAGATLREVRRLATLAVERLTTPPLARCAVSDLVELTRNLFAGAPASAPGTAPAPSSSPSLAPAPAERRTHGNSPSAGRR; the protein is encoded by the coding sequence ATGAACCCCGACGCCTTACTCGACGAGTTCGACGACGAACTCTTCGCGTTCCTGCACCGCGAGCGGCCCCGCTCCGACACGTTCCGCCGGATGGTCAGCGACCACATGGACTGGCGCTCCTGGGACGACGGCACCCCGACCGCGCCGAACGCGCGGGGCAAACGGGTCAGGCCGCTGCTGTCGCTGCTGACCGCGCGGGCCATCGCGGGGGACCACCGCGGAGCGATACCGGCGGGCATCGCCGTACAGCTCGTCCACGACTTCAGCATCATCCTCGACGACATCATGGACCGCGACCGGACGCGCAGGAACCGCCCGGCGCTCTGGGTCAGTTACGGCACGGGCCACGCGATGACGGCCGCCGCCGGGATCTACGTCGTCGGACTCGACGCCCTCCAGGACTACCCCGCACAGGGCGGCTCCCACGCCGACACCCGCGACCTCACCAGAACGCTCCTCGAATCCTGCCTGGAGATGGCCGACGCCCAACACCTCGACCTGGACTGGGAACGACGGTTCGACCTCACGCTCGACGAGGTCAGAACCGTGGCCCTCGGCCGCTCCTGCCTGATCAGATGCGGGATCGAACTCGCTGCGGCGGTCAGCACCCCCGACCCCGCGATCCGCGCCGCCTTCCGCGAGTTCGGCGCGCTGGTCGCCACCGCCTTCTCGATCGTCGACGACCACCGCGGCCTGTGGGGCAGCGCGGAACGCAACGGCAAACCCCTGCTCAGCGACATCCGCGGGCACAAGAAGACCTACCCGATCGTCGTCGGACAGCTGCGCTGCGCCCCCGCGGACCGCCCCCGGCTGCGCGAGCTGCTCGCCCACCCGGAACCGGGCGACCCCGAGATCGCCGCGATCATGGAACTGCTCGACGGTGCCGACGCCGCGGGCGCCACCCTGCGGGAAGTGCGACGGCTCGCCACGCTCGCCGTGGAACGGCTGACCACACCGCCGCTGGCACGCTGCGCGGTCTCCGACCTCGTCGAGCTGACCCGGAACCTGTTCGCCGGTGCCCCCGCGTCCGCTCCCGGCACCGCACCCGCCCCCTCCTCGTCCCCCTCACTCGCTCCCGCTCCCGCCGAAAGGAGGACCCATGGCAACTCACCCTCAGCTGGGCGACGTTGA
- a CDS encoding thiamine pyrophosphate-dependent enzyme, with protein sequence MDAPALPEGTPALDPDAVLDTLLAHGYRELAVVPCSYLKPLLERAAQRPDIVYFPATCEGEAVSVAAGAWLAGRRVVVALQNSGLGDALNPLASLCLPYGIPVLLLVSVRGEPGTRDEPHHDVMGRTTARILDDVGIRHAWLPSDPDGFVRAIEEAECVMETTRRPYCLLTRKGSFRDVPVPVPLARTAPDRLPSTAPTLSRADAIRWLRARLPEEQVVITTTGLTSRELYAAGDRPTHLYLSGSMGCAGAVGLGMARSGRRPVAVFDGDGAVLMRFGTLVSAAASAGPDFLHVVFNNGCYDSTGGQPIQGSVPFAATAELLGYAATACCDSLAELPPAYDKVTAQPGPRLLEIKVTTDPVPAPRVPLALPEIATRLRALLDPPAITAPAS encoded by the coding sequence ATGGACGCGCCCGCCCTCCCGGAGGGCACCCCCGCCCTCGACCCCGACGCGGTCCTCGACACGCTGCTCGCCCACGGCTACCGCGAACTCGCCGTCGTCCCGTGCAGCTACCTCAAACCCCTGCTGGAGCGCGCCGCCCAGCGGCCCGACATCGTCTACTTCCCCGCGACCTGCGAGGGCGAGGCGGTGTCGGTCGCCGCCGGCGCCTGGCTGGCCGGCCGGCGCGTCGTCGTCGCCCTGCAGAACTCCGGGCTCGGCGACGCCCTCAACCCGCTCGCCTCCCTCTGCCTGCCCTACGGCATCCCGGTGCTGCTGCTGGTGTCGGTCCGCGGCGAACCCGGCACCCGCGACGAACCCCACCACGACGTGATGGGACGCACCACGGCCAGGATCCTCGACGACGTCGGGATCCGCCACGCCTGGCTGCCCAGCGACCCCGACGGATTCGTCCGGGCGATCGAGGAGGCCGAGTGCGTCATGGAGACCACCCGCAGGCCCTACTGCCTGCTCACCCGCAAGGGCTCCTTCCGCGACGTCCCGGTACCCGTGCCGCTCGCCCGCACCGCACCGGACCGACTCCCGTCCACCGCACCGACGTTGAGCCGCGCCGACGCCATCAGATGGCTGCGCGCCCGGCTGCCCGAGGAACAGGTGGTCATCACGACGACCGGGCTGACCAGCCGCGAACTGTACGCGGCGGGCGACCGCCCGACCCACCTCTACCTCAGCGGCTCCATGGGCTGCGCCGGAGCCGTCGGCCTCGGCATGGCCCGCTCGGGACGGCGTCCCGTCGCGGTCTTCGACGGCGACGGAGCCGTCCTGATGCGGTTCGGCACCCTCGTCAGCGCGGCGGCCTCCGCGGGACCCGACTTCCTCCACGTCGTCTTCAACAACGGCTGCTACGACTCCACCGGAGGACAGCCGATCCAGGGCTCCGTACCGTTCGCCGCGACCGCCGAACTCCTCGGCTACGCCGCCACCGCGTGCTGCGACTCGCTCGCCGAACTCCCGCCCGCCTACGACAAGGTGACGGCCCAGCCGGGCCCCCGGCTGCTGGAGATCAAGGTGACGACCGACCCGGTGCCCGCACCCCGGGTCCCGCTCGCCCTCCCGGAGATCGCGACCCGGCTGCGCGCCCTGCTCGACCCGCCCGCCATCACCGCCCCGGCCTCATGA
- a CDS encoding polyprenyl synthetase family protein, whose translation MNPSPSTRSTTGAATRDDIVWNLAEHAVSYPAFTEHPGIRAEFVRSLHKRTRLWEPLLSLLAAEFDHRPSEASARVLSGWFTMVHLSAPIDQLVDRDPMSDHWRRLGGAGAIELVLALKDQVFRAPLLALDPGTDPGTAHAVTRATVELGSACLTASIGEYLDVVGYSELRSEPPFPAQAAARVALFYEQLVGWKSSVIYECLLRCAALTMEAPAPAVDALAAFGHHIGFAVQVLDDAGGVWGGGDDLEKEPVKVTSPLAYALTVDHPQRDELVDLLHTPAARRDVKRTREILDDIQARAFLEFLIRDRISLAVGALTDVLPGLVAPLERWADAYFRRTSQAPR comes from the coding sequence ATGAACCCCTCGCCGAGCACCCGGTCGACGACCGGCGCCGCCACCCGCGACGACATCGTCTGGAACCTCGCCGAACACGCCGTGTCCTACCCGGCCTTCACCGAACACCCCGGCATCAGAGCCGAGTTCGTCCGCTCGCTGCACAAACGCACCCGGCTGTGGGAGCCGTTGCTCAGCCTGCTGGCCGCGGAGTTCGACCACCGCCCCTCCGAAGCCTCCGCCCGGGTCCTCAGCGGCTGGTTCACCATGGTCCACCTCTCCGCGCCGATCGACCAACTGGTCGACCGCGACCCGATGTCCGACCACTGGCGGCGGCTCGGCGGCGCCGGCGCCATCGAACTCGTCCTCGCCCTGAAGGACCAGGTCTTCCGCGCCCCGCTGCTGGCGCTCGACCCGGGGACCGACCCCGGCACCGCCCACGCCGTCACCCGGGCCACCGTCGAACTGGGCTCCGCCTGCCTCACCGCGTCCATCGGCGAGTACCTCGACGTCGTCGGCTACTCCGAACTCCGCTCCGAGCCACCGTTCCCGGCCCAGGCGGCCGCCCGAGTCGCCCTGTTCTACGAGCAGTTGGTCGGCTGGAAGTCGTCCGTCATCTACGAGTGCCTGCTGCGCTGCGCCGCCCTGACGATGGAGGCACCGGCCCCCGCGGTCGACGCGCTCGCCGCCTTCGGCCACCACATCGGGTTCGCGGTCCAGGTCCTCGACGACGCGGGAGGCGTCTGGGGCGGCGGCGACGACCTGGAGAAGGAACCCGTCAAAGTGACCTCCCCGCTCGCCTACGCCCTCACCGTCGACCACCCCCAGCGCGACGAACTGGTCGACCTGCTGCACACCCCGGCCGCCCGCCGCGACGTCAAGCGGACCCGCGAGATCCTCGACGACATCCAGGCCAGGGCGTTCCTCGAATTCCTCATCCGGGATCGGATCTCGCTGGCCGTCGGCGCCCTCACCGACGTCCTCCCCGGGCTCGTCGCGCCCCTGGAACGCTGGGCGGACGCCTACTTCCGGCGCACCTCGCAGGCCCCGCGGTGA
- a CDS encoding SAM-dependent methyltransferase — translation MYDEKQNDFNLLLGKETNLVHHHFGIGDFDRSPGALQDESAIQRRLHELENAQTERLLDLLDGLGPEHRIFDGGSGRGGTAFMAHERLGCSVDGATISQYQRGFAERSAHERGCADKVRFHFMNMLRTGLPTATVDAALTNEVTMYVSDLTALFREFARIVKPGGRYVFATWAVDESGSGDEIISAIDRHYACTMHTRGAYLRALLESGFVPYHVAQMDEDALPYWELRGRSEHSDTIEKLFIDGYDTSTIAYLMVAAERIGP, via the coding sequence ATGTACGACGAGAAACAGAACGATTTCAACCTGCTGCTCGGCAAAGAGACCAACCTCGTCCACCACCATTTCGGGATCGGCGACTTCGACCGGTCACCCGGCGCCCTCCAGGACGAATCCGCGATCCAGCGGCGGCTGCACGAACTGGAGAACGCCCAGACCGAGCGGCTGCTCGACCTGCTCGACGGACTCGGCCCCGAACACCGGATCTTCGACGGCGGCTCCGGACGCGGCGGAACGGCGTTCATGGCCCACGAACGCCTCGGCTGCTCCGTCGACGGCGCCACCATCTCCCAGTACCAGCGCGGGTTCGCCGAACGCAGCGCCCACGAGCGCGGCTGCGCCGACAAGGTGCGGTTCCACTTCATGAACATGCTGCGCACCGGACTGCCCACCGCGACCGTCGACGCCGCCCTCACCAACGAGGTCACCATGTACGTCAGTGACCTCACCGCGCTGTTCCGGGAGTTCGCCCGGATCGTCAAACCCGGCGGCCGCTACGTCTTCGCGACCTGGGCCGTCGACGAGAGCGGCTCGGGCGACGAGATCATCTCCGCGATCGACCGGCACTACGCCTGCACCATGCACACCCGGGGCGCCTATCTGCGGGCCCTGCTGGAGTCCGGGTTCGTGCCCTACCACGTCGCCCAGATGGACGAAGACGCGCTGCCCTACTGGGAGTTGCGCGGGCGCAGCGAACACAGCGACACCATCGAGAAGCTGTTCATCGACGGGTACGACACCTCGACGATCGCCTACCTCATGGTCGCCGCCGAACGGATCGGGCCATGA